The following proteins are encoded in a genomic region of Hippocampus zosterae strain Florida chromosome 2, ASM2543408v3, whole genome shotgun sequence:
- the ctnnbip1 gene encoding beta-catenin-interacting protein 1 produces MNREEAPGKSPEDMYIQQKVRVLLMLKKMGSNLTPSEEAFLRNYAGVVHSQMSQLPQHSIDQGAEDVVMAFSRSETEDRRQ; encoded by the exons ATGAACCGCGAGGAGGCCCCGGGAAAGTCTCCTGAAGACATGTACATCCAGCAGAAAGTGCGGGTCCTGCTAATGCTCAAAAAAATGGGATCAAAT CTTACGCCAAGTGAAGAGGCTTTTCTCCGGAATTATGCAGGTGTGGTCCACAGTCAGATGAGCCAGCTGCCACAGCACAGCATCGATCAGG GCGCAGAGGACGTAGTGATGGCGTTCTCGAGGTCAGAGACGGAGGATCGACGACAGTGA